One Nicotiana tomentosiformis chromosome 1, ASM39032v3, whole genome shotgun sequence genomic window, AATCAATACACAAACTGAGAACTTGAAAAACTTATAGTAAAGACCAATAAGTGAGGTACTCATTGGCTTTAGTTAATAAAAAGAGGgaaactaaaaaaaaattaaaataatccaGCTGAATCAACACCAAAGTTATGGTTATGAAGATTATTTGAAGCAACCATATTTTGAGCTGGCTTGATATCATAGCTGTCAAAAATCCAATTACCATTAACACGAAAATAAGAAGAAGAGTTAGCAGTAGTCTCAACCATAAACTTGCTTGCTTGATTTGTCACATTCTTTTTTAAAACCACCATTGAATCAGTTAGTTGTTCAAGTTCATGCAAAGTAAGTTTACTTATAGGAGCTTCCCAACAATATTGACTTTGACTAGTTTTTCTCATTTCATCAAGTGATTCTCCTCTTTTCTTCTCAACTTCAAGCTCAGCAAGAATCTGAGTTAATTGCAAATTGAGCTCATGAACACTAGCATTTTGATGAGCCTCAACAAGATGAGGTGATGAATTAGAAATTGGATTATGATTTCTTGACAGGAATCTATCGATAATGGACTCAACATTAAGGTGACCAAAAGATAAAACTTTTCTTACAGGAAAAAAAACTATGATAGCTATTTCAACACCACAAAGTATGCATAGTTCGCTAGCTTTTTTGAAAAGACCAGAACGACGTTTTAAGAAGGTAACTTGAAGATGATTTTTAACCTctattttggcaattttgatcTTTTGACGACCAATGCTAGGTTTCTTTGCCATGGCTGAAACTAAAGAATATTAGAGATAATTCTTGTGGTTTTTGATTTTACATTCATAGTAAAAAATATGGACTATTTAAAGGTGATTTGGAGTACTCTCGTACTTGCTAtcttttaaatgattttactatTGTTTTTATGTAATGTGTtgatttgggagttagaaaatcTTATCCTTTTAATGGATTGATAATATGATACTCAATACAcccttgtaacgatccgaccggtcgttttgagtattacaatcccgttctcccatttactgctcaatttatgctttacattagttatgtgacttgccgggggtaattggttcaggtccggtgaggttttggaatgatttggaacacttagttctaaggtttagaatttaagttgaaaggttgactagatgttgacttatgtgtaatgaccccgAATAAATTTTGCTAAGGAGATTaaagttttgtggtgccgagatagatcaattagtacaatgCACCGATGtataaaggaaatattttttcctggaaaagggtcatttctgcgtccattatgcggtcggcgaatcactctgcggaccgcataatggtcgcatagtggaagaggagaggggcaagatttgagaaaaatctgcggtgcattatgtgaccgcagaagaGGTATGCGGTTCGCTTAATGATCGCAGACCGAGTCAGTCACGCCCaattttggaggccaaattatgcagtcgatatgcggaccgcatacatgttatgcgatcgcataactacgtcggggcttccattctttctaatttttgacccgatccaacttcgatttatagccttTGAAGCTcgtttttgagccaaaatctgacatttttagagagaagggagagtgttctagagagagaaagaagctcaagtattttgttcatcaagatcttgttcaagttttgaaatccaacaaggaaatatcacaagatcttcacctaagaggtaaggttctaaaccctagtcttcaatttcgagtttgagtAAAGATGGGTAATTAAGAGCATGATTCATGGGTGTTagagtattaattatacatagacataccaataaggtttgttgtcacgacccaaaatcccaccacaggcgtcgtgatgacacctagtctctaagactagataagccgatttcaattacattttgaagccatttgtttttgaattaaataagtaatcaaaactaactagtaagtatcaagactaacctcagtggagtagagataaggtacagtcaagacactaactagtctaatagcctatgcaatataatatacaaaataatagataacaataagggcaacataaaaacgaccagtgatatacacagcaagataataagaacaccattaataaatacaattacacccaattaaatcaagtcgttcaaataaatgtctttcacatataattcttccatataactctctttcaaatataattttctcaaataattatctttcaaatataattct contains:
- the LOC104115726 gene encoding agamous-like MADS-box protein AGL62: MAKKPSIGRQKIKIAKIEVKNHLQVTFLKRRSGLFKKASELCILCGVEIAIIVFFPVRKVLSFGHLNVESIIDRFLSRNHNPISNSSPHLVEAHQNASVHELNLQLTQILAELEVEKKRGESLDEMRKTSQSQYCWEAPISKLTLHELEQLTDSMVVLKKNVTNQASKFMVETTANSSSYFRVNGNWIFDSYDIKPAQNMVASNNLHNHNFGVDSAGLF